The Mycobacterium paragordonae genome includes a region encoding these proteins:
- a CDS encoding YbaB/EbfC family nucleoid-associated protein produces MTSLAQSVIARAIKQRDLMQAMTEQSKTITARVTSRDRAVSAEVDGLGSLTGLWLGPPASRLDTDALATLIVETAHAAARVAAERYNFLLKEFTTRMEELQNAPLTRSDGTVIEPR; encoded by the coding sequence ATGACCAGCCTGGCGCAGTCCGTGATCGCGCGGGCCATCAAACAACGCGACCTGATGCAGGCGATGACCGAGCAATCCAAGACCATCACCGCGCGGGTCACCAGCCGCGACCGCGCAGTGAGTGCCGAGGTAGACGGACTCGGCAGCCTGACCGGATTGTGGCTCGGCCCCCCGGCGAGCCGCCTGGACACCGACGCGCTGGCCACCCTGATCGTTGAAACCGCACATGCCGCAGCCCGGGTGGCGGCCGAGCGGTACAACTTCCTCCTCAAGGAGTTCACCACCCGCATGGAGGAACTGCAGAACGCCCCGCTGACCCGCTCGGATGGCACCGTTATCGAACCGAGATAG
- a CDS encoding PE family protein yields MTDYNRLSIRPDEVTDVTRQLDELANRMQHVLETERANLTTIASGQDEVSQRVAHTLNEVHGSFTKASDQGANEIREVSATMRTHAGRISETDLAD; encoded by the coding sequence ATGACCGACTACAACCGCCTGTCGATCCGGCCCGACGAGGTCACCGACGTCACCCGGCAGCTCGACGAGCTCGCCAACCGCATGCAGCACGTGCTGGAAACCGAGCGGGCGAACCTGACCACCATCGCCTCGGGCCAGGACGAGGTGTCGCAGCGCGTCGCGCACACCCTCAACGAGGTGCACGGGTCGTTCACCAAGGCATCCGACCAGGGCGCCAACGAGATCCGCGAGGTGTCGGCGACGATGCGCACGCACGCGGGACGCATCTCCGAAACCGATCTTGCTGACTGA
- a CDS encoding PPE domain-containing protein → MGFSNVVWESRSTEQLARDLTEGPGPSSVGEAGAAWIRVANEFARISADYDRLVESVRGSWESNASEAAVRKLETFGKWLQAASLSAAANGRRAEEAAVANTVAILSMPSVSEAIEAKAAQDMMASLSAYNGAIVQGSFAEFEEAASAQQADAAAVMHRYEDAVAELAEPWDQPVPPQVTNSAALKGEKDGKSGGGSRGGGGGGGGAARQLSPMLATPVAGSAEAKELKKTSFKSDGSGGSGMGRGAGGYAPMGGNRRDGSGQSYESFREAGTLEGAGEAGAGLSDGGQTWLPAAQQSDAPFEVSHVSWGPNTAIFDDLAAPDPQQPEGFAEEPERTLQQVSDRWVSPPVIGAEQEVTL, encoded by the coding sequence ATGGGATTCAGCAACGTGGTGTGGGAATCGCGCAGCACCGAGCAGCTGGCGCGCGACCTGACCGAGGGGCCCGGCCCGTCCTCGGTCGGTGAGGCCGGTGCGGCCTGGATTCGGGTGGCCAACGAGTTCGCCAGGATCTCGGCCGACTACGACCGGCTGGTCGAAAGCGTCCGGGGGTCGTGGGAAAGCAACGCCTCCGAGGCCGCGGTCCGCAAACTCGAGACGTTCGGCAAGTGGTTGCAGGCGGCCAGCCTGAGCGCGGCCGCCAACGGCCGGCGGGCCGAGGAGGCTGCCGTCGCCAATACCGTCGCCATCCTCTCCATGCCCAGCGTGTCCGAAGCCATCGAAGCCAAAGCGGCACAAGACATGATGGCGTCCCTATCCGCGTACAACGGTGCGATAGTGCAGGGCAGCTTCGCCGAGTTCGAGGAGGCCGCTTCCGCGCAGCAGGCGGACGCCGCTGCAGTGATGCATCGCTACGAGGACGCCGTCGCCGAACTCGCCGAGCCGTGGGACCAGCCGGTTCCGCCGCAGGTCACCAATTCCGCTGCGCTCAAAGGCGAGAAGGACGGCAAGTCCGGCGGCGGATCGCGCGGCGGCGGTGGCGGCGGAGGTGGTGCGGCGCGACAGCTGTCGCCGATGCTGGCCACGCCGGTGGCGGGCAGCGCCGAGGCCAAAGAACTGAAGAAGACCAGCTTCAAATCCGACGGCTCCGGTGGCAGCGGAATGGGCCGTGGCGCAGGCGGTTACGCCCCGATGGGCGGGAACCGGCGCGACGGCAGCGGCCAATCGTACGAGTCGTTCCGCGAGGCGGGCACGCTGGAAGGGGCTGGGGAGGCGGGCGCCGGCCTATCCGACGGTGGCCAGACCTGGTTGCCGGCCGCACAGCAGAGCGATGCTCCGTTCGAGGTGTCGCACGTCAGCTGGGGCCCCAACACCGCGATCTTCGACGACCTGGCCGCGCCCGATCCGCAGCAACCGGAGGGCTTCGCCGAGGAACCCGAGCGCACGCTGCAGCAGGTGTCCGATCGGTGGGTCTCCCCGCCGGTGATCGGCGCTGAGCAGGAGGTGACCCTGTGA
- a CDS encoding ESX secretion-associated protein EspG: MTAAVTSGFTLTDDELQVVGERAGVQGFPTVLDVRPRYERVDTLEAAFDAATRSLIARGLIADGAIDPDLVPLLRALRRPERELAMRLVTPDGIARVSVIRCGASGVVARRAGNNISLQAADDAASLSWATHALIGALPRAEAAEVTPVGAPTDIVTRNLIGTHDARLLADRVRALGAEPRAAMVLGAALSSRMAFAEIVYYALCPEQDRFTRRAAAVGVFYTRKGRIVAAPSASPSGQLWTTLKPGSDHSVGQAISQLVELSTDQWEASLV; the protein is encoded by the coding sequence GTGACCGCCGCCGTGACGTCGGGGTTCACCCTGACCGACGACGAACTGCAGGTCGTCGGTGAGCGGGCCGGCGTGCAGGGGTTCCCCACCGTGCTGGATGTGCGGCCGCGGTACGAACGCGTCGACACCCTCGAGGCCGCCTTCGACGCGGCAACCCGCAGCCTCATCGCACGCGGCCTGATCGCCGACGGCGCGATCGATCCTGATCTGGTGCCGCTGTTGCGGGCGCTGCGCCGGCCGGAGCGCGAGCTCGCGATGCGGCTGGTCACCCCGGACGGCATTGCCCGGGTGAGTGTGATCCGTTGCGGCGCTTCGGGTGTGGTGGCGCGACGGGCGGGCAACAATATCAGCCTGCAGGCGGCAGACGATGCCGCGAGTCTCTCGTGGGCCACGCACGCGCTGATCGGTGCGCTGCCGCGGGCGGAAGCCGCCGAGGTCACGCCGGTCGGAGCGCCCACGGACATCGTCACCCGCAACCTCATCGGCACTCATGACGCACGGCTGCTGGCCGACCGGGTCCGCGCGCTGGGTGCCGAGCCGCGCGCGGCAATGGTTCTGGGAGCGGCACTTTCGTCGCGGATGGCGTTCGCCGAGATCGTGTACTACGCACTGTGCCCCGAACAGGACCGGTTCACCCGACGCGCGGCGGCGGTGGGGGTGTTCTACACCAGGAAGGGTCGCATCGTCGCGGCGCCGAGTGCCTCACCGAGCGGCCAGCTGTGGACCACGTTGAAGCCTGGCTCGGATCACTCGGTCGGCCAGGCGATCAGTCAGCTTGTCGAGTTATCGACGGACCAGTGGGAGGCGTCATTGGTTTAG